taaaaaaaattagagATTGATGCTTTTGGTTTAATTCACAGAAGTTCCCTGTCTTATAATATTATCCTACAAGTAATGCTCAGGCCTGTATCAAATTTAAACCTTGTCTTTTGCTCTTGTCTGGGCTCGTCTAAGGCCTCTGCTTTGGCGTCACTTCTGGACCTTTAAAGTAATATGTCTGGCACAAATAAAGATTATTTGCCACCAGTCACCTATACCCATCTACTGagcccttctctgcatcagtcGTGTATATTGTGCCACTATCTGACTCAAATACCTATCCTTTCAGATATTTTCTACTCATCCTCCCTGACATCTCCAGTCATGTCCCACACACTCAGAAACTGTCTGCCATTGTTATTCTGTCAGAGTTATCATCTGTGTCATCTGTGGTTCAATCCACAGTGAACATTTCTTATTCATTTGATGGTGCCGCTTTGTCTTTCCCTGCCTTCGTGCTATTGTTCCACTTGCTCTATCGACAGCTGCCAAGCCTCAAACTGGTGACACTGCTTCTCGGCCTATTTCCTCTCTTGCCCAAGTCCAACTGCTTGAAGCAGCTACAGCTTCCCATGTTCACTTCTATAGTCATCTGTCCGTTTCCATGTCATTTTCTACTGCTTGAGTGCTTTGGCCCGCTAAGAAAATCATTGGATGTCAAACACAGCGGCAGCAGGTGCATCTGACAGCGTCCATTCCTACGAGGACCTAAATTGAGAGCCGAGCTCTGATGGCTGAGAGCGATGCTAAAGAGACGTTGGTTAATAAGATGGCTCAGAAGCAAGCTGTGAAGGGACATGCTTCGGCTTCCACCACTGCATCCATGCTCATCTCTATTGACAAAATAACCGGAAGCCACAGTCTTGTGTCTTTCATCATTTCCACATGTCAACATGCCCTCAGTCTTCTGTCAAAGTACATTTTCTaaatcagcagcagttttttttttatatataggTGACCTGCAACTCATGAATGAACCTGTCgtctcatttatgttttacttgTCACATTGCAATGGAGATCTCACAAGCAGCAGGAGATTTGAGGGGGGCCACTTAACAAACACACTTGACAAAATATTTTAGACATGAATACAGATACTGTTTTTAATAGATATTTGGTGTAAACTCAGAGTGGAGTATAAAAGTTAAACATGTATTTACTCAATACTTTGATTCACAGTTAAAAAAAGAGGATTGTTGTATGGAGAAAAAGACGCTGACCGGATAAAATAGAATTGTAGGATTTCACAGTTATGGCAAAGGAGTAACACACACCAATGTCCTTTGGGAGGTGcccatgagtgtgtttgtgtcggtTGGTAGTGTGGGGGCAGGGCATGCTCCCATTGAGCCATCCTCCCTGttaaaaattaacaaatcaCAGATTGCCTGCAAGGAGTCATCATTACCgatttctgcttcctctgtttttttctcactcatGCTGCAGACCAAGATTTCTTAATGGAGGCCGGGGTCAGGAAGAACAATGAAAGAATTCTCTCTGCATCCGTGCCTGTTTTGTGTGGCACTAACTGGAGTACACTTCATTAATCACTTGTAAACTCATACTCTCGATAATCAAGACTTGACTCAATCAAGAGAAACATCAGCTTCAAACTctgacaatgaagacaacacCAATGGAAAAATGGACCGTAGTGATGGCTTTAAGACGAGacctgcacatacacaaacagctcCTGCACCACCAGCAAGAAAAACTGCTGCTCATGCTACCTGTCCAGCTGCAGCAAGTATAcctctggctgtgtgtgcaaAGAGATGACCTGTAACACCAGCGGCTGTCAGAGAGAGGAGCCtgcaacatcagcatgctgCCCTTGGTATGAAGCCTGTATTAATTGCAGTTGTAAATGGCAACAATAGAAAGTGTATTTTGTAGTTCTCTTCTGactttgaaataataataataaaaaaaattccttaaatatgtttttgtgaGTTTTCTCTTTAGATCAAGGCAACAGTCATACAATGTGGTGAAATCCAACACACAAgactacagtttttttttttttgtagttaaATTGTGCTTTTCACTAGGTTCTGCGGTGTGTATTACATTGCATCTGCTCAGGTTAAATTACAGTGGCTGGATAAGCAACTTCATCTGAATGGCTTTATCTAGCTCGCTAACAATACTTTAACAGCCTACACATACaatactacttttttttttttttttttacattttcagtgaaagACTTCAATTATTGCTATTTTTACTAAGAAAAGAATCTGAATATTCCTCCCACATCTGTACCATAAAAATTGTCATACTTCAGTACACAGTTTTCATCTGCGTATTCACATAGCTCAGGTAGTCACTTCCTGTATCTGAGGTGGTGTGCTGTTACGGAGCTGCTCTGGTGGTGGCGCTGTTGTGCTGCTCTTGAGCGCGGGCACACTCGTTCTAGAATTGTCTCTGGCGGCTCCGGTCTGCAAAGCAAGGGCGGGCGTGTGAGACCGTACGTCACGAGAGAACAAGGAAAACACGCGATGTTTGGAGACACACCAGTGCATCTGTTGCTAACGTTATTCATAGCGGTTAAGGCTTGTACGTATTTGCCCGGCACTACAACTAGGTAACACTATATTCCAAATTGTGGTCCGAAGAGGGAGTTTAATTGCTAAAACAGTGGAGATGTAAGTCTTGGGTTTATTATGTAGTCGTTAGCGGTCGTAGCTAACTAGCTACAAGTGTTGGTAGTGTAGTATACTGTGGATCAgccagctaacattagctcacTGAGCTAAGCACGCACGCGAGTTAGCCTCGGCGGTGCAGTCATACTTAACGACTGTCAAGACTGAAAGGCACAGCACATCATTAAGTCCTCCGACAACTAATTTTTGTTCAGCGTAATTTAACACCAACATGATAAACCCCATGCTAGTTTTGTCTAGGGCGCATTAACGTCACATCAGCGCGGTATcgttagctagcaagctaatgtCAACCAACACGGACATGGGTGACGTTAATGTTGCCACTGAAAAAGCATGGAGTCATGATTAGCGCGGAAGATTTCactttagctaacgttagctagcaagctaatgtacacatgtttgacagtgatACACGTAACAAGAGCTGCCCTAGTTCAGTCAAATATTTATCACCTCACCGTGGTTCATATCCAAATAGTTATGCAATTTACTATTAATGTGTCACTACACATTCCTTCTCAACATGACGATAGGTGGTCAGATTTGCTTTCTAGTAGGTTAGCAGGTGCACCATTTTGATGAGGGGTTAGTTTTTTTCATGGGAGAGTAGTTACTGTTTTTAGTTAACTCGGTAAAGAAGTGAAAGTGGTGCTTCGGAGACTGTCATGCTAATCTGGAGTGAATGAGGGAAGTGTTTGTCAACACGAATTAAGCGTGACCTTAAATGTACTGCACTATATACACGTGGGTTATCAGAGCAGACTAACCACCCCTGGTTATGAAAATAATATACCCCACTAATATTATCAAGCTTGAGTAATTACCATGTTAGATTAGAATGAAGCATGGATGAAGTTACATTGTCATTTattccctcctcctgctctttgtcATTAGGCACCTTGCAACAGCTAAGTGGTATGACAGACGGGACTCTGTTTTTGTTGAGTTCTGCGTGGAGGACAGTAAAGATGTGCAAGTGAATTTTGACACGTCCAAAATTCATTTCAGGTAAGTTGCATTAATAACGTGGTAAATGGCAGTAGTCTTGAGAATTGTATTACCCTTAGAGCAAACTATCCTTCAGATGCTTTTTGATAAAAGAGGACCTGTGGTATAGTGTATGGACAGAATGATGAGAACACAGATAACTTCCTGGTTGTCAGTTGTTTGCGGTTGTGAAGGAAACCTTGTGacctctcctcttttcacctTACAGCTGTCTCAGTGGAACAGATAATATCAAACACCAGAATACAGTGGACCTTTTTGGGGAGATTGACCCCAAAGTACGTGTGCCATTTGAAGACGTAGTCGCAGTTCTACATTTGTTTATATTCCTTCAAAGGCATCATCAAATGCTCTCTGTTCTATGCAGGGATCCAAACACAAACGCACTGACaggtctgtgttgtgttgtttacGAAAAGCAGAAGCTGGGAAATCATGGCCACGACTTACCAAAGATAAGACAAAGGTAACTTTAAttctttaaagaaataaaaacttgtCGATGCACAGATGTCAGTCATGTGGCAGTGCAGGTGCAGACTTGTTGCAAACCAGATATGGCCAGTTCAATAGACATCAATTTGAAAATATACCCTGGGAAGCTGTTAGCTCATTGATTTAACCTACATATGAATAAAACTCGCATCTTAAATATCAACATCGGTAAATATCAGTGTCGACAAAGCAGCTTGAGTAAACTGACTACATTTTGAATATTGTTTTACTTAAACACTAATAGAACAACTGGCTGAGCGTGGATTTCAGTAACTGGAAAGACTGGGAAGACGACTCAGATGAGGACCTGTCACGTTTTGACAAATTCTCAGAGGTAAGCATGTTGAACAGGCACAGTGCCTGAAGTGAGAGTACAGTATATATCTGGTGATATACTGTAGTGTTGATTGTTGTCTTCTGTGCACTTCTCCAGATGATGAACAACATGGGAGGAGAGGATTTACCTGATTTTGATGGTGCAGATGATgaggtatgtttttttttttttttttttaaatacatctaATACTAATTATCTGCTTCATATCCTTCATCACTCAGACAGGTGTTTTGTGTGGAGAACTTTTAACCAAGTGGAATTTACTGAGTAAAGCAGTCAATGAatatttccttgttttgtttttgcagcatgATTCTGCAGACAGTGACGATGAATGTAAGTACTGTTCTctaagaaagctgttttgtaaTGGGTAGTCACTAGATCCCATGGgttgagagacagaagaagacagtgCCCACAAACATGACTCATTTTAGGGTCCATTAACTGAGCTTTACAATGTCTGGGGAAAGATGACATCTTCTAATGTAATATGGTGATCCTGACATTATTGTAGGAAGGCCTTCATTGTATATTTAAGTATTTGAAGGAAAATCAATTTATTCAGTTTAAGAGATGTGATTAATTTTTGCTATAAAATCACAAATGGGTATGTTTAGGCATTAGTTTGGATGTGTGTCATCAGTTGGATTTAATTTCATGCAAACTACCTTCAAATGTGCATTCATTTTTGCTATCATTAATAGGCTAATGACTAGAGTCAGGTGCTCACACATATCAcatttttaatgtctgtcttCTAGAAATGTCTGACTTTGAGTAGATGAAGATGGAGGCCACCTCCGTTGTTAACAAAGTGAGTTATAAGTCGGTTGAAGAGAGAGACCAGACATGAgttggcagccatgttggagaAGAAACCTCATCTCTCTACGCAGTTTCCAAAGCGAAACCCCTCAAGGGAGTGACAGGGAGTGACTGTTGGATACAGACATGCACAGAGACATCCATAGCGACATACAGTGCTGTGCtttgctgttctgttctgcaTGGACAATTCTGCTCAAATGAAAACGTTTTTATTCGTTGACTTCAATGACTGTAATGGGATGTGCTGATGTCTTacaccttctctctctgtctttttttttt
This region of Chaetodon auriga isolate fChaAug3 chromosome 10, fChaAug3.hap1, whole genome shotgun sequence genomic DNA includes:
- the ptges3a gene encoding prostaglandin E synthase 3 — its product is MHLATAKWYDRRDSVFVEFCVEDSKDVQVNFDTSKIHFSCLSGTDNIKHQNTVDLFGEIDPKGSKHKRTDRSVLCCLRKAEAGKSWPRLTKDKTKNNWLSVDFSNWKDWEDDSDEDLSRFDKFSEMMNNMGGEDLPDFDGADDEHDSADSDDE